The following proteins come from a genomic window of Novosphingobium aromaticivorans DSM 12444:
- the purN gene encoding phosphoribosylglycinamide formyltransferase, with protein MAERTPVAVFISGSGTNMAALLYASRMAGCPYEIALVLSNNPDASGLRLAQAESVPTFCLPHKGIPRAEHDALMEAEVLKSGAQLIALAGYMRILSAEFVARWEGRMLNIHPSLLPKYKGLHTHDRAIEAGDTHGGCTVHLVTAELDDGPILGQLPVAILPGDTGETLAARVLFAEHQLYSRVLSTFAIQHQTSV; from the coding sequence TTGGCTGAACGCACGCCCGTCGCGGTCTTCATCTCCGGCAGCGGCACCAACATGGCCGCGCTGCTCTATGCCTCGCGCATGGCGGGCTGCCCCTACGAGATCGCGCTCGTCCTCTCGAACAATCCCGATGCTTCCGGGCTCAGGTTGGCCCAGGCCGAAAGCGTTCCCACCTTCTGCCTGCCCCACAAGGGCATTCCCCGCGCCGAGCATGACGCCCTGATGGAAGCCGAAGTGCTCAAGTCGGGCGCGCAGCTCATCGCGCTCGCCGGCTACATGCGCATCCTCAGCGCGGAATTCGTCGCGCGCTGGGAAGGGCGAATGCTCAACATCCACCCTTCGCTCCTGCCGAAGTACAAGGGCCTGCACACCCACGACCGCGCGATCGAGGCCGGCGACACCCACGGCGGCTGCACGGTCCACCTGGTGACGGCGGAACTCGACGACGGCCCGATCCTCGGCCAGCTTCCCGTCGCCATTCTCCCCGGCGACACCGGCGAAACCCTTGCCGCCCGCGTGCTCTTTGCCGAACACCAGCTCTATTCGCGGGTGCTCTCGACCTTCGCCATCCAGCACCAGACGAGCGTCTGA
- the purM gene encoding phosphoribosylformylglycinamidine cyclo-ligase — MSDEQNKPESYSYAKAGVNIAAGNALVKAIGPLAKSTARPGADAELGGFGGFFDLKAAGYNDPLLVAGNDGVGTKVKLAIDHDRHDQIGIDLVAMCVNDLIVQGAEPLFFLDYFATGRLDNGVAERVVAGIADGCKLAGCALIGGETAEMPGMYADGDYDLAGFCVGAVERGEQLTGDRVAEGDVLLGLASSGVHSNGYSLVRRLAADKGWKLDRPALFDNERLLIDYLIEPTRIYVKSLLPFIRSGRINALAHITGGGLLENVPRVLPRGLHARIDADSWEQSRLMAFLQAQGNIEPEEMARTFNCGIGMILAVNPAQADALAADLAAAGETVYRVGTIVKGEKGCTVTGSAETWSARSAWEATHIG; from the coding sequence ATGAGCGACGAGCAGAACAAGCCAGAGAGCTACAGCTACGCCAAAGCCGGCGTGAACATTGCTGCGGGCAACGCATTGGTGAAGGCCATAGGCCCCCTTGCGAAGTCCACCGCCCGCCCCGGCGCGGACGCGGAACTCGGCGGCTTTGGCGGCTTCTTCGATCTCAAGGCCGCTGGCTACAACGACCCTCTGCTGGTCGCCGGCAACGACGGCGTGGGCACCAAGGTCAAGCTCGCCATCGACCATGACCGGCACGACCAGATCGGCATCGATCTTGTCGCGATGTGCGTCAACGACCTCATCGTCCAGGGCGCGGAGCCCCTGTTCTTCCTCGACTATTTCGCCACCGGACGTCTCGATAACGGCGTTGCCGAACGTGTCGTCGCGGGCATCGCCGATGGCTGCAAGCTGGCCGGTTGCGCCCTCATCGGCGGCGAGACCGCCGAAATGCCCGGCATGTATGCCGACGGCGACTACGACCTTGCCGGCTTCTGCGTCGGTGCGGTCGAACGGGGCGAGCAACTGACCGGAGACCGCGTGGCCGAAGGCGACGTGCTGCTCGGCCTCGCTTCCTCGGGCGTCCATTCCAACGGCTATTCCCTCGTCCGCCGCCTTGCCGCCGACAAGGGCTGGAAGCTCGATCGCCCGGCCCTGTTCGACAACGAGCGCCTGTTGATCGATTACCTGATCGAACCGACCCGCATCTATGTGAAGAGCCTGCTGCCCTTCATCCGCAGCGGCCGGATCAACGCGCTGGCCCACATCACCGGCGGCGGCCTGCTTGAGAACGTCCCGCGCGTCCTGCCGCGTGGCCTCCACGCCCGGATCGACGCCGACAGCTGGGAACAAAGCCGCCTGATGGCCTTCCTCCAGGCCCAGGGCAACATCGAGCCCGAGGAAATGGCCCGCACCTTCAACTGCGGCATCGGCATGATCCTCGCGGTCAATCCGGCACAGGCGGATGCGCTTGCCGCAGACCTCGCCGCCGCCGGCGAGACGGTCTACCGCGTCGGCACCATCGTGAAGGGCGAAAAGGGCTGCACCGTCACCGGAAGCGCCGAGACCTGGTCCGCCCGCTCGGCCTGGGAAGCCACCCACATTGGCTGA
- a CDS encoding HdaA/DnaA family protein, which produces MSSQIALPLVTARGSETVIMGPSLVPAINALQSADSWPFRTAILAGPPRSGKSLLARWFAESGAGDVVDGADSLPEDEVFHRWNRAQAEGRPLLLVCDRAPGQWKIALPDLASRLGAALLIEIGPPDDELIAGLIMEHSMRRGLVIGDAVLAYLLPRVERSHAGIELLIETLDRLSLERKSPVTISLVRDAIAERTGAFQPRLL; this is translated from the coding sequence ATGTCTTCGCAGATCGCCCTTCCGCTGGTGACCGCGCGCGGTTCGGAGACCGTGATCATGGGCCCGTCGCTGGTGCCTGCGATCAACGCCCTGCAATCGGCCGATAGCTGGCCGTTCCGGACGGCGATCCTTGCCGGGCCGCCGCGTTCGGGCAAGAGCCTGCTGGCGCGCTGGTTTGCCGAAAGCGGGGCAGGCGACGTGGTGGACGGGGCCGATTCGCTGCCGGAGGACGAGGTGTTCCACCGCTGGAACCGCGCCCAGGCGGAGGGGCGACCGCTTCTGCTGGTCTGCGACCGGGCGCCGGGGCAATGGAAGATCGCGCTGCCCGACCTGGCATCGCGGCTTGGCGCGGCGCTGCTGATCGAGATCGGCCCGCCCGACGACGAACTGATCGCGGGCCTGATCATGGAACATTCCATGCGGCGAGGGCTCGTCATCGGGGACGCGGTGCTTGCGTATCTGTTGCCCAGGGTGGAACGCAGTCACGCCGGAATCGAGTTGCTTATTGAAACTCTTGACCGTCTGTCTCTTGAGCGTAAATCACCCGTCACCATATCCCTGGTACGCGACGCGATCGCGGAGCGGACCGGGGCATTCCAGCCGCGCTTGCTTTGA
- the epsC gene encoding serine O-acetyltransferase EpsC: MFNGLIAYLDSIRSRDPAPRSRWEILLYPGLWAVGFHRVAHWLFEAELYFLARAINHFSRFLTAIDIHPGAKIGKHLFIEHGFTVIGETAEIGDNVTIYQCVTLGGTNPTNGIPGKRHPTLCDEAIIGSGAQILGPITVGARARVGANAVVTDDVPEGATMIGLKARSTLVPAETWLKQFIPYGTPCKEPCEPNGGTRVDDLEAEVAALKAQVAALMAARDGGDDLTPAPTPSRARRTRS, encoded by the coding sequence ATGTTCAACGGCCTGATCGCCTATCTGGACTCGATCCGCTCGCGCGATCCCGCGCCGCGATCGCGTTGGGAAATCCTGCTCTACCCGGGGCTGTGGGCCGTCGGGTTCCACCGCGTGGCGCACTGGCTGTTCGAGGCGGAGCTGTATTTCCTTGCCCGCGCGATCAATCACTTCTCGCGTTTCCTGACCGCCATCGACATCCATCCGGGCGCGAAGATCGGGAAGCACCTGTTCATCGAGCATGGCTTTACCGTGATCGGCGAGACCGCCGAGATCGGCGACAACGTGACGATCTACCAGTGCGTGACGCTGGGCGGGACCAATCCGACCAACGGCATTCCGGGCAAGCGCCACCCTACCTTGTGCGACGAGGCCATCATCGGGTCCGGCGCGCAGATCCTGGGGCCGATCACCGTGGGCGCCCGTGCACGCGTCGGCGCGAATGCGGTGGTGACCGACGACGTGCCGGAAGGCGCGACGATGATTGGCCTCAAGGCGCGTTCGACGCTGGTCCCGGCCGAGACCTGGCTCAAGCAGTTCATTCCCTATGGCACGCCCTGCAAGGAGCCGTGCGAGCCCAATGGCGGAACGCGGGTCGACGATCTCGAGGCGGAAGTTGCCGCGCTCAAGGCCCAGGTGGCCGCGCTGATGGCGGCGCGCGACGGGGGTGACGACCTGACGCCCGCGCCGACGCCAAGCCGGGCGCGGAGGACGCGCAGCTGA
- a CDS encoding DUF2794 domain-containing protein, with the protein MLPFPHVPAAQQVGFDRLELLRILDLYGRMVAAGLWRDYAMDFGRDAAVFAAFKRTAERPTARIEKRPALRGKQGMWALFGEAGQVLKRGQDLAGVLSPLERRLMKVVED; encoded by the coding sequence ATCCTGCCCTTTCCGCATGTCCCAGCAGCGCAGCAGGTCGGTTTCGACCGGCTTGAGCTGTTGCGCATCCTCGACCTCTACGGGCGGATGGTCGCGGCGGGGTTGTGGCGCGACTATGCGATGGATTTCGGCAGGGACGCGGCCGTGTTCGCGGCGTTCAAGCGCACTGCCGAGCGGCCGACGGCGCGGATCGAGAAGCGTCCCGCGCTGCGAGGCAAACAGGGCATGTGGGCGCTGTTCGGCGAGGCAGGGCAGGTGCTGAAGCGCGGGCAGGACCTGGCCGGCGTGCTTTCGCCGCTGGAGCGCCGTTTGATGAAGGTGGTCGAGGACTGA
- a CDS encoding PaaI family thioesterase produces the protein MTAPTILTDRLPPYARAMGMRIEGLLDGAPLLAMDFSDRAMGRPGYLHGGAIAGMLEIAAIMALHADLGAEDASVRIKPVNISVEYLRGGITVETFARGEVIRAGRRIANVRAEAWQADRDKPLASCWMNFLIKPKG, from the coding sequence ATGACCGCGCCCACGATACTCACCGACCGCCTCCCGCCCTATGCCCGCGCGATGGGCATGCGGATCGAAGGCCTGCTCGACGGTGCGCCGCTGCTCGCGATGGACTTTTCCGACCGCGCGATGGGCCGCCCCGGCTACCTGCACGGCGGCGCGATCGCCGGAATGCTCGAAATCGCCGCGATCATGGCGCTTCACGCCGATCTCGGCGCGGAAGACGCCAGCGTGCGGATCAAGCCGGTCAACATCTCGGTCGAATACCTGCGCGGCGGCATCACCGTTGAAACCTTCGCCCGAGGCGAAGTGATCCGCGCTGGCCGCCGCATCGCCAACGTCCGCGCCGAAGCCTGGCAGGCCGACCGCGACAAGCCCTTGGCCAGTTGCTGGATGAACTTCCTCATCAAGCCCAAGGGCTGA
- a CDS encoding PaaI family thioesterase, translated as MDSNPESTGGRPAIPPGMDFDPSRFGSFMMRHGHTGFIGMQYRDHGDNWIELALPWREDLVGDPETGVLASGPIISLLDNATSMSVWALRGGFRPQVTLDLRVDYVRAATPGKTIVAWAECYQLKRSMAFVRGIAHDGDISDPVAHAAGIFIQVDADGWSRDSGAKA; from the coding sequence ATGGATAGCAACCCGGAAAGCACCGGAGGCCGCCCGGCCATCCCGCCCGGCATGGATTTCGATCCGTCGCGCTTCGGCTCGTTCATGATGCGCCACGGGCACACCGGCTTCATCGGCATGCAGTATCGCGACCACGGCGATAACTGGATCGAACTCGCCCTTCCCTGGCGCGAAGACCTCGTCGGCGATCCGGAAACGGGCGTCCTCGCCTCAGGCCCGATCATCAGCCTGCTCGACAATGCCACCTCGATGTCGGTCTGGGCCCTGCGCGGCGGATTCCGCCCCCAGGTCACGCTCGACCTTCGCGTCGATTATGTGCGCGCGGCAACGCCGGGCAAGACCATCGTCGCCTGGGCAGAATGCTACCAGCTCAAGCGCTCGATGGCGTTCGTGCGCGGCATCGCCCACGATGGCGACATTTCCGATCCGGTTGCCCACGCCGCCGGCATCTTCATCCAGGTCGACGCCGACGGCTGGTCCCGCGATTCCGGAGCCAAGGCATGA
- the ruvX gene encoding Holliday junction resolvase RuvX, with protein MRDALAEGGSLIGLDTGTKTIGVALCDREWRFATAGTTIRRTKFAADKAQIRAIVAERGVKGIVIGLPLNMDGSESPRSQGARAMARNLEDLGLPILLWDERWTTQAAERAMIEQDFSRAKRAERIDSHAAALILQGAIDALAGSAF; from the coding sequence ATGCGCGATGCCCTGGCCGAAGGCGGCAGCCTGATCGGCCTCGACACCGGCACGAAGACCATCGGCGTCGCCCTGTGCGACCGCGAATGGCGCTTCGCTACGGCCGGAACCACCATCCGCCGCACCAAGTTTGCCGCCGACAAGGCCCAGATCCGCGCCATTGTCGCCGAGCGCGGCGTCAAGGGAATCGTCATCGGCCTGCCGCTCAACATGGACGGCTCCGAAAGCCCCCGCTCGCAGGGGGCCCGGGCCATGGCGCGCAATCTCGAGGATCTCGGCCTGCCGATCCTCTTGTGGGACGAACGCTGGACGACCCAGGCTGCCGAACGCGCGATGATCGAACAGGACTTCAGCCGGGCGAAGCGGGCCGAGCGAATCGATTCGCACGCCGCCGCGCTGATCCTCCAGGGCGCCATCGACGCGCTGGCCGGAAGCGCATTTTAA
- a CDS encoding DUF3089 domain-containing protein, translating into MARKFLYLIAVLAVIVIAAMFALRIWSNELTRFAFVPRAAFERLDPPAAGAYLSRDMWISRPDFGTGDPAQWAPAGVRRGEGRAAVFFVHPTSYLAREHWNGPLDDTDARRRAGYFVQGMASAFNGQAQVWAPRYRQAAFGAFLTDKPEGQQALDTAYVDVLRAFDAFLAAIPADTPIVLAGHSQGALHLMQLLKDRVAGKPLARRIVAAYPIGWPISIQHDLPAMGLPACAAPDQQGCIVSWSSFAEPADPTLVLEAYRARPALDGKAKGTEPVLCTNPLTGRTGGSAPASANLGTLHPADELDGGEIIRQAVPARCDEATGLLMIGSPPDLGPFVLPGNNYHVYDIPLFWTNLREDVARRVRAWSAAAR; encoded by the coding sequence ATGGCCCGCAAGTTCCTTTACCTAATCGCCGTGCTCGCCGTCATCGTCATCGCGGCCATGTTCGCCCTGCGTATCTGGTCGAACGAGCTCACGCGCTTCGCCTTCGTCCCGCGCGCCGCGTTCGAGCGCCTCGACCCTCCGGCGGCGGGGGCCTATCTCAGCCGCGACATGTGGATCTCGCGGCCCGATTTCGGCACCGGCGATCCCGCGCAATGGGCTCCCGCCGGCGTGCGTCGCGGCGAAGGACGCGCTGCCGTGTTCTTCGTCCACCCGACCAGCTACCTCGCCCGCGAACACTGGAACGGGCCGCTGGACGATACCGACGCCCGCCGCCGCGCGGGGTACTTCGTGCAAGGCATGGCCAGCGCGTTCAACGGACAGGCGCAAGTCTGGGCGCCGCGCTATCGCCAGGCCGCGTTCGGCGCGTTCCTGACCGACAAGCCCGAAGGCCAGCAGGCGCTCGACACCGCCTACGTCGACGTGCTGCGCGCCTTCGACGCGTTCCTCGCCGCCATTCCGGCGGATACGCCGATCGTCCTTGCCGGCCACAGCCAGGGCGCGCTCCACCTCATGCAGCTGCTGAAGGATCGCGTCGCGGGCAAGCCGCTCGCCCGCCGGATCGTCGCCGCCTATCCCATCGGCTGGCCGATCTCTATCCAGCACGATCTGCCCGCGATGGGCCTGCCGGCCTGCGCCGCACCCGACCAGCAGGGCTGCATCGTGAGCTGGTCCAGCTTTGCCGAGCCAGCCGATCCGACGCTCGTCCTTGAAGCCTATCGCGCCCGCCCCGCCCTCGACGGCAAGGCCAAGGGCACCGAGCCTGTTCTCTGCACGAACCCCCTCACCGGCCGCACCGGCGGCAGCGCGCCCGCATCCGCCAACCTCGGCACACTTCACCCAGCCGATGAACTCGACGGCGGCGAGATCATCCGTCAGGCCGTGCCGGCACGATGCGACGAGGCCACCGGCCTGCTGATGATCGGCAGCCCACCCGACCTCGGCCCCTTCGTGCTGCCGGGCAACAACTACCACGTCTACGACATCCCGCTGTTCTGGACGAACCTGCGCGAAGACGTCGCGCGGCGGGTCAGGGCGTGGAGCGCGGCCGCGCGGTGA
- a CDS encoding AI-2E family transporter yields the protein MDDIAPARPAGPTDISDDLVRREAKKAAVWLGVAALFALAVLLAQPIMVIIGGIVFAAMIDGGQRLIARVAPFLPRWLRITLVLLGALGFLVWLVTFAGGQIAAQAAEFPAVIQTQLERLALWAQSHGITMQNLDLQAIASQVLGSVGQVTRALGGIFGGFTTAFLIFILAIYFVLEPDLYRRGVAWMLPERSRAHFEGTAVRMGKSLRMLLFGRLIGMAVEGFATWGLLAWWGVPMAALLGLLTGLLAFLPNIGAPISGALMIMVGFSGGTEMGLFCIAVYVIVQTVDGNIIVPMVAKRTADLAPALVLGAQLMFGLLFGILGLMLADPIIAMLKIALERQAERNDANRVADQG from the coding sequence ATGGATGACATTGCCCCGGCGCGTCCCGCCGGCCCTACCGACATCAGCGACGACCTGGTCCGCCGCGAAGCCAAGAAGGCGGCGGTGTGGCTTGGCGTTGCCGCCCTCTTCGCGCTCGCCGTGCTGCTCGCACAGCCGATCATGGTCATCATCGGCGGCATCGTCTTTGCCGCGATGATCGACGGCGGCCAGCGCCTGATCGCGCGCGTCGCGCCGTTCCTGCCGCGCTGGCTCCGCATCACGCTCGTACTGCTGGGCGCGCTCGGCTTCCTCGTCTGGCTTGTCACTTTCGCGGGCGGGCAGATCGCCGCGCAGGCCGCCGAATTTCCGGCGGTGATCCAGACCCAGCTCGAACGCCTCGCCCTCTGGGCGCAGAGCCATGGCATCACCATGCAGAACCTCGACCTGCAGGCCATCGCCAGCCAGGTCCTGGGCAGCGTGGGCCAGGTCACGCGCGCGCTCGGCGGCATCTTCGGCGGCTTCACCACCGCGTTCCTGATATTCATCCTCGCGATCTACTTCGTGCTGGAACCCGATCTCTACCGCCGGGGCGTTGCCTGGATGCTGCCCGAACGCAGCCGCGCCCATTTCGAAGGCACTGCCGTCCGCATGGGCAAGTCTCTGCGCATGCTGCTGTTCGGCAGGCTCATCGGCATGGCGGTCGAAGGCTTTGCGACCTGGGGCCTGCTAGCCTGGTGGGGTGTGCCGATGGCGGCCCTGCTCGGCCTCCTGACCGGCCTCCTGGCTTTCCTGCCCAACATCGGGGCGCCGATCTCCGGTGCCTTGATGATCATGGTCGGTTTTTCGGGCGGGACCGAGATGGGCCTGTTCTGCATCGCGGTCTACGTCATCGTCCAGACGGTCGATGGCAACATCATCGTACCGATGGTCGCCAAGCGCACGGCGGACCTCGCCCCGGCGCTCGTGCTGGGCGCGCAGCTCATGTTCGGCCTGCTGTTCGGCATTCTCGGCCTGATGCTCGCCGATCCGATCATCGCCATGCTCAAGATCGCGCTCGAACGGCAGGCAGAGCGCAACGACGCCAATCGCGTCGCCGACCAGGGATAG
- the lepB gene encoding signal peptidase I, whose amino-acid sequence MNNQISRPPEPLSPPPPPPHSVDWWSEIRGLVAMLLAVVLFHSLVAKPFYIPSISMMPNLLVGDRLVVSKYPYGWSWVSASFHVLPRGERRILPQTPEYGDVVIAVPPDRDEDYIKRVVALPGDRITVIHGQIILNGKLVPQQAVPPVRIPADPNLSCDGAPCYDMFERYRTRLADGREIYELPAFRETLPNGASYLIIDHMDQMLDNYPETVVPPGHVFLMGDNRDHSADSRAPIEEKGLGGPVPLANVGGRAEFVTFSLDGSETLNPLTWLSALRDGRAWTRLRPEIRRQPLPAGEGEP is encoded by the coding sequence TTGAACAACCAGATTTCCCGGCCGCCGGAACCCCTTTCCCCGCCCCCTCCACCGCCACACAGCGTCGACTGGTGGTCGGAAATTCGCGGCCTCGTCGCCATGCTGCTGGCCGTGGTGCTGTTCCACAGCCTCGTCGCCAAGCCGTTCTACATTCCGTCGATCTCGATGATGCCGAACCTCCTCGTGGGGGACAGGCTGGTCGTGTCGAAGTATCCCTACGGCTGGTCGTGGGTCTCGGCATCGTTCCACGTCCTGCCGCGCGGCGAGCGGCGGATTCTGCCACAGACGCCCGAATACGGCGACGTCGTGATCGCCGTCCCGCCCGACCGCGACGAGGACTACATCAAGCGCGTCGTTGCCCTGCCGGGCGACCGCATCACCGTGATCCACGGCCAGATCATCCTCAACGGCAAGCTCGTGCCCCAGCAGGCCGTGCCGCCCGTGCGGATCCCCGCCGATCCGAACCTCTCGTGCGACGGCGCTCCGTGCTACGACATGTTCGAGCGCTATCGCACCCGCCTCGCAGACGGCCGCGAGATCTACGAGCTTCCCGCCTTCCGCGAGACCCTGCCCAACGGCGCGAGCTACCTGATCATCGACCACATGGACCAGATGCTCGACAACTATCCCGAAACGGTGGTTCCGCCGGGGCACGTCTTCCTGATGGGCGACAACCGCGATCATTCGGCCGACAGCCGTGCCCCGATCGAGGAAAAGGGCCTGGGCGGGCCGGTGCCGCTCGCCAATGTCGGCGGCCGCGCGGAATTCGTGACCTTCTCGCTCGACGGCAGCGAAACGCTCAACCCGCTGACGTGGCTCTCCGCCTTGCGCGACGGCCGCGCCTGGACCAGACTGCGCCCCGAAATCCGCCGCCAGCCCTTGCCGGCGGGTGAAGGGGAGCCCTGA
- the acpS gene encoding holo-ACP synthase, translating to MIIGMGSDLCNIERISNSLERFGERFVNRVFTDTEKAKAERRPFTRAGTLAKRFAAKEAFSKAVGTGFKAGVFMKDIGVVNARSGAPTLALTGGAAARLAAITPEGHEAVVHLTLTDDHPWAQAFVVIEARPLPGSTPA from the coding sequence GTGATCATCGGCATGGGCTCGGACCTGTGCAACATCGAGCGGATCAGCAATTCGCTCGAAAGGTTCGGCGAACGCTTCGTCAACCGGGTCTTCACCGATACCGAAAAGGCCAAGGCCGAGCGCCGTCCCTTCACCCGCGCCGGAACCCTGGCCAAGCGCTTCGCCGCGAAGGAAGCCTTTTCCAAGGCCGTCGGCACCGGGTTCAAGGCGGGCGTGTTCATGAAGGACATCGGCGTCGTCAACGCCCGCTCGGGCGCACCCACGCTTGCCCTGACCGGCGGGGCCGCCGCGCGCCTCGCCGCGATCACGCCTGAAGGCCACGAGGCCGTGGTCCACCTGACGCTCACCGACGATCACCCCTGGGCGCAGGCTTTCGTCGTGATCGAGGCCCGCCCGCTTCCCGGAAGCACCCCAGCTTGA
- a CDS encoding pyridoxine 5'-phosphate synthase: protein MNSALTSGRLRLGVNIDHVATIRNARGGDHPDPVRAAEIVAAVGGDGITAHLREDRRHIRDEDLARIQAATSLPLNLEMAATDEMLEIALRHKPHAACIVPERREERTTEGGLDAAGQHNRLAPIVARLSDAGIRVSLFIAPEPRQIEAAMKLGAPVVELHTGEYAHAEGDARAVELRRIADMAALAARNGIEPHAGHGLTYENVQPIAAIPQLAELNIGHYLIGEAIFVGLDTAVRRMRDLMDEAR from the coding sequence GTGAACAGCGCCCTGACCTCGGGACGCCTCCGCCTCGGCGTCAACATCGACCACGTCGCCACCATCCGCAACGCGCGCGGCGGCGACCATCCCGATCCCGTGCGCGCGGCAGAGATCGTCGCGGCGGTCGGCGGCGACGGGATCACCGCGCACCTGCGCGAGGATCGCCGCCACATCCGCGACGAGGACCTCGCCCGAATCCAGGCGGCAACCAGCCTGCCGCTCAATCTCGAAATGGCCGCGACCGACGAGATGCTCGAGATCGCGCTGCGCCACAAGCCGCACGCCGCCTGCATCGTCCCCGAACGGCGCGAGGAACGCACGACCGAAGGCGGGCTCGACGCCGCCGGCCAGCACAACCGCCTGGCCCCGATCGTCGCGCGTCTTTCGGATGCCGGCATCCGCGTCAGCCTGTTCATCGCCCCCGAGCCGCGGCAGATCGAAGCCGCGATGAAGCTCGGCGCGCCGGTGGTGGAACTGCACACGGGCGAATATGCCCATGCCGAAGGCGATGCCCGCGCCGTGGAACTCAGGCGCATCGCCGACATGGCCGCGCTTGCCGCGCGCAACGGCATCGAACCGCACGCCGGCCACGGCCTCACCTACGAGAACGTGCAGCCCATCGCCGCGATTCCACAGCTCGCGGAACTCAACATCGGCCACTACCTGATCGGCGAGGCGATCTTCGTCGGGCTCGATACGGCGGTGCGCCGGATGCGCGATCTCATGGACGAAGCGCGGTGA
- the pyrE gene encoding orotate phosphoribosyltransferase: MLEDEILSEFRASQALLEGHFLLSSGRHSAHYLQCARVLMDPMRASRLAAATAAKIPRDLRHQIQKVVSPAMGGVIIGHEMGRALGVEAMFVERPTGTFELRRGFALNPGEKVLMVEDVVTTGLSSREAIKAIEQAGGEVIAAAALVDRSAGAVDLGVPFFPLVALNFPTYAPDELPPELAATEAVKPGSRAKP, from the coding sequence ATGCTCGAAGACGAGATCCTTTCCGAATTCCGCGCCAGCCAGGCTCTTCTGGAAGGCCACTTCCTGCTCTCGTCCGGGCGGCACAGCGCGCATTACCTGCAATGCGCGCGCGTGCTGATGGACCCGATGCGCGCCTCGCGCCTCGCCGCGGCCACCGCAGCGAAGATCCCGCGTGACCTGCGCCATCAGATCCAGAAGGTCGTGTCGCCCGCGATGGGCGGCGTGATCATCGGCCACGAAATGGGCCGCGCGCTCGGCGTGGAGGCAATGTTCGTCGAACGCCCGACCGGTACCTTCGAACTTCGCCGGGGCTTTGCGCTCAATCCGGGCGAGAAGGTCCTGATGGTCGAGGACGTGGTCACCACCGGCCTTTCCAGCCGCGAGGCGATCAAGGCCATCGAGCAGGCCGGCGGCGAAGTCATCGCGGCTGCGGCCCTGGTCGACCGCTCGGCCGGCGCGGTCGATCTCGGCGTACCCTTCTTTCCGCTGGTGGCCCTGAACTTCCCGACCTACGCGCCTGACGAGCTTCCGCCCGAACTCGCGGCGACCGAAGCCGTGAAGCCCGGCAGCCGGGCCAAGCCGTGA